A genomic region of Zalophus californianus isolate mZalCal1 chromosome 1, mZalCal1.pri.v2, whole genome shotgun sequence contains the following coding sequences:
- the PBX4 gene encoding pre-B-cell leukemia transcription factor 4 isoform X4, with protein sequence MKPALFSVLCEIKEKTVLSIHGIQEEGPPSAQLMRLDNMLLAEGVSRPERRGRGGLAAAANTATPGGCPNDNSLEHSDYRAKLSQIRQIYHSELEKYEQACREFTTHVTNLLREQSRMRPVSPKEIEHMVSVIHDKFSAIQMQLKQSTCEAVMTLRSRFLDARRKRRNFSKQATEVLNEYFYSHLSNPYPSEEAKEELARKGGITVSQVSNWFGNKRIRYKKNMGKFQEEATIYTTKMAVDTTKVGGLGSQASCPSTPSPGPSGPFPLTSAGDALITLQTLASLRPAPAGGSLRSQVSLRAQSKDALEVPDSVLGQRCRAQVGGGSWEWAILPATSQPPQGSLRRPSNEEGPTGYLVCCLDDYRLAEWPQGHGSVGPALPRPVPFTPSPRTQ encoded by the exons ATGAAGCCAGCTCTCTTCAGTGTGCTCTGTGAGATCAAGGAAAAGACAG TGTTAAGCATCCATGGCATTCAAGAAGAAGGTCCCCCCAGTGCTCAGCTCATGAGGCTGGATAACATGCTGCTGGCCGAGGGGGTATCCAGGCCGGAGAGGCGAGGAAGGGGAGGATTGGCGGCAGCGGCCAACACAGCAACACCAGGTGGCTGTCCAAATGACAATAGCCTTGAGCACTCTGACTACAGGGCCAAGCTGTCCCAGATCCGACAGATTTACCACTCTGAGCTAGAGAAATATGAACAG gcctgccgTGAGTTCACCACGCATGTCACCAACCTCCTCCGGGAGCAGAGCAGGATGAGGCCCGTCTCGCCCAAGGAGATCGAGCACATGGTCAGTGTCATCCACGACAAGTTCAGTGCCATCCAGATGCAGTTGAAGCAGAGCACCTGCGAGGCTGTGATGACCCTGCGTTCACGGTTCCTCGATGCCAG GCGCAAGCGGCGGAACTTCAGCAAGCAGGCCACCGAAGTGCTGAATGAGTATTTTTACTCCCATCTGAGCAACCCTTACCCCAGCGAAGAAGCCAAAGAAGAGCTGGCCAGGAAGGGCGGCATCACAGTCTCCCAG GTCTCCAACTGGTTTGGCAACAAAAGAATCCGATATAAAAAGAACATGGGGAAGTTTCAAGAAGAGGCTACCATTTATACGACTAAAATGGCAGTCGACACCACCAAAGTCGGGGGCCTAGGGAGCCAGGCTAGCTGCCCATCAACACCCAGCCCCG GTCCCTCTGGTCCCTTCCCGCTGACCAGTGCCGGGGATGCGCTTATCACCCTGCAGACACTGGCCTCTCTCCGCCCCGCCCCTGCAGGAGGCAGCTTGCGGTCCCAGGTGAGTCTCAGGGCACAATCCAAGGATGCCCTTGAGGTCCCTGACTCAGTGTTGGGGCAGAGATGCAGAGCCCAGGTGGGTGGTGGGTCCTGGGAATGGGCCATCTTGCCAGCCACCTCTCAGCCTCCACAAGGCTCTCTCAGACGTCCCAGCAATGAGGAAGGGCCCACTGGGTACTTGGTCTgttgtcttgatgactacaggtTGGCGGAGTGGCCTCAGGGGCATGGCTCTGTGGGGCCCGCTTTGCCAAGACCTGTGCCCTTCACCCCCAGTCCCAGGACTCAATAA